In Macadamia integrifolia cultivar HAES 741 chromosome 5, SCU_Mint_v3, whole genome shotgun sequence, a single window of DNA contains:
- the LOC122080363 gene encoding uncharacterized protein LOC122080363: MAVARSFFNGFISLFLLLIVYLGCFIFPNTNRASTKKRKVSPLSPSSTPSRLKSSQKAFSSSFSFLKRILHFNNSKGDNEPQLQLRVLPQPITPTSSAGSSQQLTVPDTSRTRQIGPVQEPDISLDHPSFPLRNDIFPCPICGEVFQENQLLEQHQSIQHALSELFDGDSGKNIVQIIFKAGWNEEGKQNPIIHHVLKIHNSPKKLSRFEEYRENVKSRASRNGVKRRDERCIADGNELLRFHCSTSACGLGQKGNSSICNQCYCSVCGIIRSGFSAKMDGISTLSSSWRAHVALPDEIEEDFAFMNVRRAMLVCRVIAGRIGCEGDQEVVDKEDAQYDSVVGGSGGAQSRLDADELFVFNPRAVLPCFVIIYSV, translated from the coding sequence ATGGCGGTCGCGCGTTCCTTCTTTAATGGgttcatctctctcttcctcctcctcatcgTCTATCTTGGTTGCTTCATATTCCCAAACACCAATCGTGCTTCAACGAAGAAGCGAAAGgtatctcctctctctccttcttccacTCCATCTCGTCTCAAATCATCACAGAAagccttctcttcctctttctccttcctaaAGCGCATCCTCCACTTCAACAACTCCAAGGGAGATAATGAGCCACAACTACAACTACGAGTGCTCCCACAACCCATAACCCCAACATCATCCGCCGGATCGTCGCAACAGTTAACAGTACCAGATACATCACGGACGAGGCAAATCGGACCCGTACAAGAGCCCGATATCTCTCTCGATCATCCCTCATTTCCTCTCCGAAACGATATCTTTCCATGCCCGATCTGTGGTGAAGTGTTTCAGGAGAACCAGCTTTTAGAACAGCACCAATCGATCCAACACGCTCTTTCAGAGCTCTTTGATGGTGATTCAGGTAAGAATATTGTTCAGATCATTTTCAAAGCTGGATGGAACGAAGAAGGGAAGCAGAACCCTATAATCCACCACGTGCTCAAAATCCACAATAGCCCCAAGAAGCTATCGAGGTTCGAAGAGTATAGAGAGAACGTGAAGTCCAGGGCGTCACGAAACGGAGTGAAGAGAAGGGATGAGCGTTGCATCGCTGATGGAAATGAGTTGTTGAGGTTTCACTGTTCCACGTCGGCGTGTGGGTTGGGACAGAAAGGGAATTCTAGTATTTGTAACCAGTGCTACTGCAGCGTATGTGGGATCATAAGATCGGGTTTCTCGGCGAAAATGGATGGGATATCGACGCTGTCGAGTAGCTGGAGAGCACACGTGGCACTTCCGGATGAAATCGAGGAAGATTTTGCTTTTATGAACGTGAGGCGTGCCATGTTGGTTTGTCGAGTCATAGCGGGTCGAATCGGATGTGAGGGTGACCAGGAGGTGGTTGATAAGGAAGATGCTCAGTATGACTCGGTCGTTGGGGGGAGTGGTGGAGCCCAGTCCAGGTTGGATGCAGATGAGCTTTTCGTTTTTAATCCAAGGGCGGTGCTTCCCTGTTTTGTGATAATATACAGCGTGTGA